In the genome of Pogona vitticeps strain Pit_001003342236 chromosome 13, PviZW2.1, whole genome shotgun sequence, one region contains:
- the LOC140702537 gene encoding uncharacterized protein LOC140702537 isoform X2: protein MAEITFPAAVETRDPKGGVFEGEAHTQSLPFLILKHRGENVLPASPSSEKPPELPPPPEEPVEALVQPLELPGKDEAAAGPPDRKRGREEAGGLQLELAGTPRCTAPPASEEREDAEALKQPREPPRRGEAEETQPQRDSSSSGVPSRSLHTLGGGAAAAGGAEEETGGASTSGGAAPGAKEDRSPEARFQRPEIEGQLRCALLTASPEEGREASAPGRKRGREEAGGLQLELAGTPRCMPPTPSNENEGAEAPGSGRHERKRLGLQDSPAALPSSEAHKKWKCARPETERDRPFRQGAPPPFVQEKVGAADETRGECRRERRGRGAPQPSTNQRRAKGRRVRPGPRSGCIPWASLCLVWVKTKAKRGVNRLVDHLRRRHRAAPHDDLDPHPAAGGRSAPCPRDRVGQSFYTIRSPVDEARARVERADIQPMDRRGAESGRGFTGRGQPQPSSDQRGGEVAQGQPSPNVDSFAKRMMALLRRRRRVPPPNNLDPHPAAGGRSAPRPRDRVGQSFYTIRSPVDEARARVERADIQPMDRRGAESGRGFTRRGHPQPSSDQRGGEVAQGQPSPNVDSFAKRMMALLRRRRRVPPPNNLDPHPAAGGRSAPRPRDRVGQPFYTIRNPVDEARAQFKRADIQPMDRRGVESGRGFTGRGHPQPSSDQRGGEVAQGQASPNVDSFANRLMAPRDALDPHPSAGGQSAPRPRDRVGQSFYSIRSPVDEARARVERADIQPADRRGAESGRGFTGRGHPQPSSDQRGGEVAQGQPSPNVDSFANRLMAPRDDLDPHPADGGRSAPHPRDLVGQSFYSIRSPVDEARARVERADIQPVDRRGAESRRGFNGRGHPQPSSDQRGGEVAQGRARPNVDSFANTLMALPRRRRRAEPRDGLDLHLGASVQADPHPRDGVGLSYIIPRPVDGRGAESRRGVTGRGQPQPSSDQRGGEVEQGRASPEWDLFVNLVMAPHNDLHPHPAAGGQGGEVAQGPASLDMDLFVDLLMAPHDALDPHPAAGGQEGEVAQGQAEPEMDPFAMGIRHWNLAEWEFIRVNGIRRVNALRDHN, encoded by the coding sequence ATGGCAGAAATCACTTTCCCAGCAGCAGTGGAAACCCGTGACCCCAAAGGGGGAGTCTTTGAGGGGGAGGCCCACACGCAGAGCCTGCCCTTCCTCATCCTGAAGCATCGCGGAGAGAATGTGCTTCCAGCAAGCCCATCTTCTGAGAAGCCGCCCgagctgccccctccccctgaAGAACCAGTGGAGGCCCTCGTGCAGCCCCTGGAGCTGCCGGGAAAGGATGAGGCGGCAGCAGGACCACCGGATcggaaaaggggaagggaggaggccGGCGGCCTCCAGCTGGAGCTAGCGGGGACGCCGCGCTGCACGGCTCCCCCCGCTTCCGAAGAGAGAGAAGACGCGGAGGCCCTCAAGCAGCCCCGGGAACCACCCAGAAGGGGTGAGGCGGAGGAGACCCAGCCCCAGAGAGACTCCTCCTCCAGTGGGGTCCCCTCGCGGTCCCTTCACACAttgggaggaggagcagcagcagcaggaggggcagAAGAAGAAACGGGAGGAGCCTCAACAAGCGGAGGAGCGGCTCCTGGTGCAAAAGAGGACAGAAGCCCAGAGGCCAGGTTCCAGCGGCCGGAGATCGAAGGTCAGCTGAGGTGCGCCCTCCTCACGGCCTCTCccgaggaaggaagggaagcctcAGCACCGGGTcggaaaaggggaagggaggaggccGGTGGCCTCCAGCTGGAGCTAGCGGGGACGCCGCGCTGCATGCCTCCCACCCCTTCCAATGAAAATGAAGGCGCAGAGGCTCCAGGAAGCGGACGGCATGAGAGGAAGAGGCTGGGCCTCCAGGATTCTCCCGCTGCCCTGCCCTCCTCAGAGGCTCATAAGAAGTGGAAATGTGCCCGGCCAGAGACGGAGAGGGACCGGCCTTTCCGCCAGGGCGCCCCGCCTCCCTTCGTTCAGGAAAAAGTGGGCGCCGCAGATGAGACAAGGGGAGAGTGCCGCCGAGAGCGCCGAGGCAGAGGGGCGCCCCAGCCGTCAACCAACCAAAGAAGGGCCAAAGGAAGACGAGTCCGTCCTGGGCCAAGGTCGGGCTGCATCCCGTGGGCCAGCTTGTGCCTGGTGTGGGTCAAGACAAAAGCGAAACGGGGCGTGAACAGGCTGGTGGACCACCTGCGGCGCCGGCATCGGGCAGCCCCACACGATGACCTGGACCCACACCCAGCGGCCGGTGGCCGGAGCGCCCCTTGCCCAAGAGACCGGGTTGGCCAGTCCTTCTACACCATCCGCAGCCCGGTGGACGAAGCCAGGGCCCGAGTCGAGCGGGCCGACATCCAACCCATGGACCGGAGAGGCGCAGAGAGCGGGAGAGGGTTCACCGGGCGAGGGCAACCCCAGCCGTCCTCCGACCAAAGAGGGGGCGAAGTGGCACAAGGCCAGCCCAGCCCAAATGTGGATTCGTTTGCGAAGAGAATGATGGCCCTTTTGCGGCGCCGGCGCCGGGTGCCCCCACCCAACAACCTGGACCCGCACCCAGCGGCCGGTGGCCGGAGCGCCCCTCGCCCAAGAGACCGGGTTGGCCAGTCCTTCTACACCATCCGCAGCCCGGTGGACGAAGCCAGGGCCCGAGTCGAGCGGGCTGACATCCAACCCATGGACCGGAGAGGCGCAGAGAGCGGGAGAGGGTTCACCAGGCGAGGGCACCCCCAGCCGTCCTCCGACCAAAGAGGGGGCGAAGTGGCACAAGGCCAGCCCAGCCCAAATGTGGATTCGTTTGCGAAGAGAATGATGGCCCTTTTGCGGCGCCGGCGCCGGGTGCCCCCACCCAACAACCTGGACCCGCACCCAGCGGCCGGTGGCCGGAGCGCCCCTCGCCCAAGAGACCGGGTTGGCCAGCCCTTCTACACAATCCGCAACCCGGTGGACGAAGCCAGGGCCCAATTCAAGCGGGCCGACATCCAACCGATGGACCGGAGAGGCGTAGAGAGCGGGAGAGGGTTCACCGGGCGAGGGCACCCCCAGCCATCCTCCGACCAAAGAGGGGGCGAAGTGGCACAAGGCCAGGCCAGCCCAAATGTGGATTCGTTTGCGAACAGGCTGATGGCCCCACGCGATGCCCTGGATCCACACCCATCAGCCGGTGGACAGAGCGCCCCTCGCCCGAGAGACCGGGTTGGCCAGTCCTTCTACTCCATCCGCAGCCCAGTGGACGAAGCCAGGGCCCGAGTCGAGCGGGCCGACATCCAACCCGCGGACCGGAGAGGCGCAGAGAGCGGGAGAGGGTTCACCGGGCGAGGGCACCCCCAGCCGTCCTCCGACCAAAGAGGGGGCGAAGTGGCACAAGGCCAGCCCAGCCCAAATGTGGATTCGTTTGCGAACAGGCTGATGGCCCCACGCGACGACCTGGACCCACACCCAGCGGACGGTGGCCGGAGCGCCCCCCACCCGAGAGACCTGGTTGGCCAGTCCTTCTACTCCATCCGCAGCCCGGTGGATGAAGCCAGGGCCCGAGTCGAGCGGGCCGACATCCAACCCGTGGACCGGAGAGGCGCAGAGAGCCGGAGAGGGTTCAACGGGCGAGGGCACCCCCAGCCATCCTCCGACCAAAGAGGGGGCGAAGTGGCACAAGGCCGGGCCAGGCCAAATGTGGATTCGTTTGCGAACACGCTGATGGCCCTTCCGCGTCGCCGGCGCCGGGCGGAGCCACGCGACGGCCTGGACCTGCACCTAGGGGCCAGTGTCCAGGCCGACCCTCACCCGAGAGACGGGGTTGGCCTGTCCTACATCATCCCCCGCCCGGTGGACGGAAGAGGCGCAGAGAGCAGGAGAGGGGTCACCGGGCGAGGGCAGCCCCAGCCGTCCTCCGACCAAAGAGGGGGCGAAGTGGAACAAGGCCGGGCCAGCCCGGAATGGGATTTGTTTGTGAACCTAGTGATGGCCCCAC
- the LOC140702537 gene encoding uncharacterized protein LOC140702537 isoform X1: MADATRFAYLIVILGSLLLNEDPGQAPERQSRDLGDLFASLEEEQPWRDSDWDANAQPVLEASLPWRFLNTFLPPESGASCLSRRLLLACLSGLLRVFLLWMGNWLASRRVTDQRPQAEVDSNREPDQHGEGWLPLARPSSSCYALAVPASASTSGECLISGFDSYELPWKRQRHIPEGQMAEITFPAAVETRDPKGGVFEGEAHTQSLPFLILKHRGENVLPASPSSEKPPELPPPPEEPVEALVQPLELPGKDEAAAGPPDRKRGREEAGGLQLELAGTPRCTAPPASEEREDAEALKQPREPPRRGEAEETQPQRDSSSSGVPSRSLHTLGGGAAAAGGAEEETGGASTSGGAAPGAKEDRSPEARFQRPEIEGQLRCALLTASPEEGREASAPGRKRGREEAGGLQLELAGTPRCMPPTPSNENEGAEAPGSGRHERKRLGLQDSPAALPSSEAHKKWKCARPETERDRPFRQGAPPPFVQEKVGAADETRGECRRERRGRGAPQPSTNQRRAKGRRVRPGPRSGCIPWASLCLVWVKTKAKRGVNRLVDHLRRRHRAAPHDDLDPHPAAGGRSAPCPRDRVGQSFYTIRSPVDEARARVERADIQPMDRRGAESGRGFTGRGQPQPSSDQRGGEVAQGQPSPNVDSFAKRMMALLRRRRRVPPPNNLDPHPAAGGRSAPRPRDRVGQSFYTIRSPVDEARARVERADIQPMDRRGAESGRGFTRRGHPQPSSDQRGGEVAQGQPSPNVDSFAKRMMALLRRRRRVPPPNNLDPHPAAGGRSAPRPRDRVGQPFYTIRNPVDEARAQFKRADIQPMDRRGVESGRGFTGRGHPQPSSDQRGGEVAQGQASPNVDSFANRLMAPRDALDPHPSAGGQSAPRPRDRVGQSFYSIRSPVDEARARVERADIQPADRRGAESGRGFTGRGHPQPSSDQRGGEVAQGQPSPNVDSFANRLMAPRDDLDPHPADGGRSAPHPRDLVGQSFYSIRSPVDEARARVERADIQPVDRRGAESRRGFNGRGHPQPSSDQRGGEVAQGRARPNVDSFANTLMALPRRRRRAEPRDGLDLHLGASVQADPHPRDGVGLSYIIPRPVDGRGAESRRGVTGRGQPQPSSDQRGGEVEQGRASPEWDLFVNLVMAPHNDLHPHPAAGGQGGEVAQGPASLDMDLFVDLLMAPHDALDPHPAAGGQEGEVAQGQAEPEMDPFAMGIRHWNLAEWEFIRVNGIRRVNALRDHN; this comes from the exons ATGGCAGATGCCACAAGGTTTGCCTACCTGATTGTGATCCTTGGATCTCTGCTTTTAAACGAAGACCCTGGCCAGGCACCAGAACGCCAGAGCCGAGATCTGGGGGACCTCTTCGCCAGCCTGGAGGAGGAGCAACCCTGGCGGGACTCTGACTGGGATGCAAACGCCCAGCCAGTCCTGGAAGCCAGCCTGCCGTGGAGGTTCTTGAACACCTTCCTCCCACCGGAATCTGGAGCTTCCTGCCTGTCCCGCCGTCTCCTGCTCGCTTGTTTATCCGGACTGCTGCGGGTTTTTTTGCTGTGGATGGGAAACTGGCTCGCCTCACGGAGAGTGACGGATCAACGGCCTCAAGCTGAGGTTGATTCGAACCGGGAACCGGACCAGCATGGCGAGGGGTGGCTTCCCCTGGCTCGTCCGTCATCTTCCTGTTACGCGCTCGCTGTGCCAG CTTCTGCCTCTACTTCTGGGGAGTGCCTGATCTCTGGATTCGACAG CTATGAGCTCCcttggaagaggcagaggcacatTCCAGAGGGACAGATGGCAGAAATCACTTTCCCAGCAGCAGTGGAAACCCGTGACCCCAAAGGGGGAGTCTTTGAGGGGGAGGCCCACACGCAGAGCCTGCCCTTCCTCATCCTGAAGCATCGCGGAGAGAATGTGCTTCCAGCAAGCCCATCTTCTGAGAAGCCGCCCgagctgccccctccccctgaAGAACCAGTGGAGGCCCTCGTGCAGCCCCTGGAGCTGCCGGGAAAGGATGAGGCGGCAGCAGGACCACCGGATcggaaaaggggaagggaggaggccGGCGGCCTCCAGCTGGAGCTAGCGGGGACGCCGCGCTGCACGGCTCCCCCCGCTTCCGAAGAGAGAGAAGACGCGGAGGCCCTCAAGCAGCCCCGGGAACCACCCAGAAGGGGTGAGGCGGAGGAGACCCAGCCCCAGAGAGACTCCTCCTCCAGTGGGGTCCCCTCGCGGTCCCTTCACACAttgggaggaggagcagcagcagcaggaggggcagAAGAAGAAACGGGAGGAGCCTCAACAAGCGGAGGAGCGGCTCCTGGTGCAAAAGAGGACAGAAGCCCAGAGGCCAGGTTCCAGCGGCCGGAGATCGAAGGTCAGCTGAGGTGCGCCCTCCTCACGGCCTCTCccgaggaaggaagggaagcctcAGCACCGGGTcggaaaaggggaagggaggaggccGGTGGCCTCCAGCTGGAGCTAGCGGGGACGCCGCGCTGCATGCCTCCCACCCCTTCCAATGAAAATGAAGGCGCAGAGGCTCCAGGAAGCGGACGGCATGAGAGGAAGAGGCTGGGCCTCCAGGATTCTCCCGCTGCCCTGCCCTCCTCAGAGGCTCATAAGAAGTGGAAATGTGCCCGGCCAGAGACGGAGAGGGACCGGCCTTTCCGCCAGGGCGCCCCGCCTCCCTTCGTTCAGGAAAAAGTGGGCGCCGCAGATGAGACAAGGGGAGAGTGCCGCCGAGAGCGCCGAGGCAGAGGGGCGCCCCAGCCGTCAACCAACCAAAGAAGGGCCAAAGGAAGACGAGTCCGTCCTGGGCCAAGGTCGGGCTGCATCCCGTGGGCCAGCTTGTGCCTGGTGTGGGTCAAGACAAAAGCGAAACGGGGCGTGAACAGGCTGGTGGACCACCTGCGGCGCCGGCATCGGGCAGCCCCACACGATGACCTGGACCCACACCCAGCGGCCGGTGGCCGGAGCGCCCCTTGCCCAAGAGACCGGGTTGGCCAGTCCTTCTACACCATCCGCAGCCCGGTGGACGAAGCCAGGGCCCGAGTCGAGCGGGCCGACATCCAACCCATGGACCGGAGAGGCGCAGAGAGCGGGAGAGGGTTCACCGGGCGAGGGCAACCCCAGCCGTCCTCCGACCAAAGAGGGGGCGAAGTGGCACAAGGCCAGCCCAGCCCAAATGTGGATTCGTTTGCGAAGAGAATGATGGCCCTTTTGCGGCGCCGGCGCCGGGTGCCCCCACCCAACAACCTGGACCCGCACCCAGCGGCCGGTGGCCGGAGCGCCCCTCGCCCAAGAGACCGGGTTGGCCAGTCCTTCTACACCATCCGCAGCCCGGTGGACGAAGCCAGGGCCCGAGTCGAGCGGGCTGACATCCAACCCATGGACCGGAGAGGCGCAGAGAGCGGGAGAGGGTTCACCAGGCGAGGGCACCCCCAGCCGTCCTCCGACCAAAGAGGGGGCGAAGTGGCACAAGGCCAGCCCAGCCCAAATGTGGATTCGTTTGCGAAGAGAATGATGGCCCTTTTGCGGCGCCGGCGCCGGGTGCCCCCACCCAACAACCTGGACCCGCACCCAGCGGCCGGTGGCCGGAGCGCCCCTCGCCCAAGAGACCGGGTTGGCCAGCCCTTCTACACAATCCGCAACCCGGTGGACGAAGCCAGGGCCCAATTCAAGCGGGCCGACATCCAACCGATGGACCGGAGAGGCGTAGAGAGCGGGAGAGGGTTCACCGGGCGAGGGCACCCCCAGCCATCCTCCGACCAAAGAGGGGGCGAAGTGGCACAAGGCCAGGCCAGCCCAAATGTGGATTCGTTTGCGAACAGGCTGATGGCCCCACGCGATGCCCTGGATCCACACCCATCAGCCGGTGGACAGAGCGCCCCTCGCCCGAGAGACCGGGTTGGCCAGTCCTTCTACTCCATCCGCAGCCCAGTGGACGAAGCCAGGGCCCGAGTCGAGCGGGCCGACATCCAACCCGCGGACCGGAGAGGCGCAGAGAGCGGGAGAGGGTTCACCGGGCGAGGGCACCCCCAGCCGTCCTCCGACCAAAGAGGGGGCGAAGTGGCACAAGGCCAGCCCAGCCCAAATGTGGATTCGTTTGCGAACAGGCTGATGGCCCCACGCGACGACCTGGACCCACACCCAGCGGACGGTGGCCGGAGCGCCCCCCACCCGAGAGACCTGGTTGGCCAGTCCTTCTACTCCATCCGCAGCCCGGTGGATGAAGCCAGGGCCCGAGTCGAGCGGGCCGACATCCAACCCGTGGACCGGAGAGGCGCAGAGAGCCGGAGAGGGTTCAACGGGCGAGGGCACCCCCAGCCATCCTCCGACCAAAGAGGGGGCGAAGTGGCACAAGGCCGGGCCAGGCCAAATGTGGATTCGTTTGCGAACACGCTGATGGCCCTTCCGCGTCGCCGGCGCCGGGCGGAGCCACGCGACGGCCTGGACCTGCACCTAGGGGCCAGTGTCCAGGCCGACCCTCACCCGAGAGACGGGGTTGGCCTGTCCTACATCATCCCCCGCCCGGTGGACGGAAGAGGCGCAGAGAGCAGGAGAGGGGTCACCGGGCGAGGGCAGCCCCAGCCGTCCTCCGACCAAAGAGGGGGCGAAGTGGAACAAGGCCGGGCCAGCCCGGAATGGGATTTGTTTGTGAACCTAGTGATGGCCCCAC